The following coding sequences are from one Pseudopipra pipra isolate bDixPip1 chromosome 16, bDixPip1.hap1, whole genome shotgun sequence window:
- the SLC5A11 gene encoding sodium/myo-inositol cotransporter 2 isoform X3: MEPTSVPPASVTPSWDAFPQQTLEPVDIAVLVLYFLFVLAVGLWSMWKTQRSTVKGYFLAGGQMVWWPVGASLFASNVGSGHFIGLAGSGAASGIAATAYEWNGMFCVLVLAWLFLPIYIASGVTTMPEYLRKRFGGKRIQVFLAILYLFIYIFTKISVDMYAGALFIQQALHWDLYIAVAGLLAITAIYTVSGGLAAVIYTDALQTLIMLIGAVTLMVFSFIEVGGLEGLQTKYFNAIPSTRKENSSCGLPREDAFHIFRDPVHSDLPWPGVLVGMTIPSLWYWCTDQVIVQRSLAAKNLSHAKGGSLMTSYLKILPLFMMVMPGMISRVLFPDLVACADPENCQKICGNPSGCSDIAYPKLVLELLPVGLRGLMMSVMIAALMSSLTSIFNSASTIFTMDLWKHFRPRCSEWELMIVGRVFVLLLTVISILWIPLVQAGQGGQLFIYIQSISSYLQPPVAMVFILGCFWRRANEKGAFWGLVVGLLLGVVRLVLDFIFPEPRCGEADARPGVVKYMHYLYFSMVLAAVSTLTVLLVSVATAPPAPEMAALRLL, encoded by the exons TCCATGTGGAAGACGCAGCGCAGCACCGTCAAAGGCTATTTCCTGGCCGGAGGACAGATGGTCTGGTGGCCT GTGGGCGCATCCCTGTTCGCCAGCAATGTTGGAAGTGGCCACTTCATTGGCCTGGCTGGGTCAGGAGCTGCCTCGGGAATTGCTGCAACAGCCTACGAGTGGAAT GGGATGTTCTGTGTCCTGGTGCTGGCCTGGCTGTTCCTGCCCATCTACATCGCATCGGGG GTCACTACCATGCCCGAGTACTTGAGGAAACGTTTTGGAGGCAAAAGGATTCAGGTGTTCCTGGCAATTCTCTACTTGTTCATCTACATCTTCACCAAAATATCA GTGGACATGTACGCCGGGGCCCTGTTCATCCAGCAGGCCCTGCACTGGGACCTGTACATCGCCGTGGCGGGGCTGCTGGCCATCACTGCCATCTACACCGTGTCAG GTGGCCTGGCAGCCGTGATCTACACCGACGCTCTGCAGACCCTCATCATGCTCATCGGGGCCGTGACTCTCATGGTCTTCA GCTTTATTGAAGTTGGTGGCCTGGAAGGTTTGCAGACAAAATACTTCAATGCCATTCCCAGCACCCGCAAGGAGAACAGCAGCTGTGgcttgcccagagaagatgCTTTTCACATCTTCAGAGACCCTGTTCACTCTGACCTTCCCTGGCCAGGAGTTTTGGTGGGAATGACCATCCCATCCCTGTGGTACTGGTGCACAGACCAG GTCATTGTTCAGAGGTCCCTTGCTGCCAAAAACCTCTCCCATGCCAAAGGAGGCTCCTTGATGACCTCCTACTTGAAGATTTTGCCCCTCTTTATGATGGTAATGCCAGGCATGATCAGCAGGGTTCTCTTCCCAG ATCTGGTGGCTTGTGCAGATCCGGAAAATTGCCAAAAAATCTGTGGCAACCCATCTGGCTGTTCAGATATCGCTTATCCCAAGCTGGTGTTGGAGCTTCTGCCTGTAG GACTCAGGGGCCTGATGATGTCAGTGATGATAGCAGCTCTCATGTCCTCCCTGACTTCCATCTTTAATAGTGCCAGCACCATTTTCACCATGGACCTCTGGAAACACTTCCGTCCGCGTTGCTCCGAGTGGGAGCTCATGATCGTTGGCAG GgtctttgtgctgctgctcactgtGATCTCCATCCTGTGGATCCCCTTGGTGCAGGCTGGCCAGGGCGGGCAGCTCTTCATTTACATCCAGTCCATCAGCTCCTACCTGCAGCCGCCCGTGGCCATGGTGTTTATCCTGGGCTGCTTCTGGAGAAGAGCCAACGAGAAG GGCGCCTTCTgggggctggtggtggggctgctgctgggcgTCGTTCGGCTGGTGCTGGACTTCATCTTCCCCGAGCCCCGGTGCGGCGAGGCCGACGCCCGGCCCGGCGTGGTGAAGTACATGCACTACCTGTACTTCTCCATGGTGCTGGCGGCCGTCTCCACGCTCACCGTGCTGCTCGTCAGCGTGGCCaccgcgccccccgcccccgaAATG gcagccctgaggCTCCTTTGA
- the SLC5A11 gene encoding sodium/myo-inositol cotransporter 2 isoform X2 produces the protein MEPTSVPPASVTPSWDAFPQQTLEPVDIAVLVLYFLFVLAVGLWSMWKTQRSTVKGYFLAGGQMVWWPVGASLFASNVGSGHFIGLAGSGAASGIAATAYEWNGMFCVLVLAWLFLPIYIASGVTTMPEYLRKRFGGKRIQVFLAILYLFIYIFTKISVDMYAGALFIQQALHWDLYIAVAGLLAITAIYTVSGGLAAVIYTDALQTLIMLIGAVTLMVFSFIEVGGLEGLQTKYFNAIPSTRKENSSCGLPREDAFHIFRDPVHSDLPWPGVLVGMTIPSLWYWCTDQVIVQRSLAAKNLSHAKGGSLMTSYLKILPLFMMVMPGMISRVLFPDLVACADPENCQKICGNPSGCSDIAYPKLVLELLPVGLRGLMMSVMIAALMSSLTSIFNSASTIFTMDLWKHFRPRCSEWELMIVGRVFVLLLTVISILWIPLVQAGQGGQLFIYIQSISSYLQPPVAMVFILGCFWRRANEKGAFWGLVVGLLLGVVRLVLDFIFPEPRCGEADARPGVVKYMHYLYFSMVLAAVSTLTVLLVSVATAPPAPEMVRLRPKGARS, from the exons TCCATGTGGAAGACGCAGCGCAGCACCGTCAAAGGCTATTTCCTGGCCGGAGGACAGATGGTCTGGTGGCCT GTGGGCGCATCCCTGTTCGCCAGCAATGTTGGAAGTGGCCACTTCATTGGCCTGGCTGGGTCAGGAGCTGCCTCGGGAATTGCTGCAACAGCCTACGAGTGGAAT GGGATGTTCTGTGTCCTGGTGCTGGCCTGGCTGTTCCTGCCCATCTACATCGCATCGGGG GTCACTACCATGCCCGAGTACTTGAGGAAACGTTTTGGAGGCAAAAGGATTCAGGTGTTCCTGGCAATTCTCTACTTGTTCATCTACATCTTCACCAAAATATCA GTGGACATGTACGCCGGGGCCCTGTTCATCCAGCAGGCCCTGCACTGGGACCTGTACATCGCCGTGGCGGGGCTGCTGGCCATCACTGCCATCTACACCGTGTCAG GTGGCCTGGCAGCCGTGATCTACACCGACGCTCTGCAGACCCTCATCATGCTCATCGGGGCCGTGACTCTCATGGTCTTCA GCTTTATTGAAGTTGGTGGCCTGGAAGGTTTGCAGACAAAATACTTCAATGCCATTCCCAGCACCCGCAAGGAGAACAGCAGCTGTGgcttgcccagagaagatgCTTTTCACATCTTCAGAGACCCTGTTCACTCTGACCTTCCCTGGCCAGGAGTTTTGGTGGGAATGACCATCCCATCCCTGTGGTACTGGTGCACAGACCAG GTCATTGTTCAGAGGTCCCTTGCTGCCAAAAACCTCTCCCATGCCAAAGGAGGCTCCTTGATGACCTCCTACTTGAAGATTTTGCCCCTCTTTATGATGGTAATGCCAGGCATGATCAGCAGGGTTCTCTTCCCAG ATCTGGTGGCTTGTGCAGATCCGGAAAATTGCCAAAAAATCTGTGGCAACCCATCTGGCTGTTCAGATATCGCTTATCCCAAGCTGGTGTTGGAGCTTCTGCCTGTAG GACTCAGGGGCCTGATGATGTCAGTGATGATAGCAGCTCTCATGTCCTCCCTGACTTCCATCTTTAATAGTGCCAGCACCATTTTCACCATGGACCTCTGGAAACACTTCCGTCCGCGTTGCTCCGAGTGGGAGCTCATGATCGTTGGCAG GgtctttgtgctgctgctcactgtGATCTCCATCCTGTGGATCCCCTTGGTGCAGGCTGGCCAGGGCGGGCAGCTCTTCATTTACATCCAGTCCATCAGCTCCTACCTGCAGCCGCCCGTGGCCATGGTGTTTATCCTGGGCTGCTTCTGGAGAAGAGCCAACGAGAAG GGCGCCTTCTgggggctggtggtggggctgctgctgggcgTCGTTCGGCTGGTGCTGGACTTCATCTTCCCCGAGCCCCGGTGCGGCGAGGCCGACGCCCGGCCCGGCGTGGTGAAGTACATGCACTACCTGTACTTCTCCATGGTGCTGGCGGCCGTCTCCACGCTCACCGTGCTGCTCGTCAGCGTGGCCaccgcgccccccgcccccgaAATG GTGCGACTGAGGCCAAAGGGAGCTCGAAGCTGA